The sequence tccaagactacacatttcCTACctttaagagtactctcatcttccaagaagagatttccatctcgagcaggaatgttgtcacaccatagtgggttaacatataggctatagaTTCCAAGACAAGCCATACCGTCTACATCActtgcaccactaggttcattaggagcgaataaactatcttcaaacaagacattgtacctaaaAAGTGAATGATGTAACCTGCGGACAAATTTGGAACTTTAACTCTCTAGGGagtcattatcaagtttcaaagatatgtcgAGCACATGATTAACCCTAGACCCAAACAAACATTAGAAtatttacaacaacataggctcaccGGTTCACTCCCTTTTCCTTGACCAACatattcaaattcttcactcacttgagattcattaatcacatcacacataacctcaagtggtgggcaagttttactCACACGTTGGACAATGCAATTTTCATACAACGACGTACTTTCATTgaacacaatagcttcaacactagatggacacaaatcgatcttactagaagagtcgattcggtcatctataggaaCAACTAGTGTAttcactcgcacaacatgtacatcatccacAAGTGGAAAGGAATCAATATACTTACattaggtaagctactactcacactcaacggCTTATTAGCCTCACGATCATCATTCATATGCACCAAAGTGTAAGACTTAGTTATTTTACCTAATAGCCTTCTAAACATCAGAGTCCTAATATCTAGGGCTCTGGACCAAAACTCTTGCTTAGCAACTGTTTTCGTGTTGACGGTTCAGAGTTCAAATCTCGATTTTTGCTTTCCTCTTTGTCCCATCTTACAAACTAAAAACATGCAAAAGAGGGATGTTTTTTGTAGCTATAAAGAAGTTATATAATACATTATTTTTCATAGAAAACAATTATACATTGCTACTTTACATTAGTTGACAACTTTAGATTTAAATTACCTTTACGCTGGAAATAAATTTTAAGAATGGAGAGTAGGAATAAGTTCTTGCATAAGAAGAGAGAGGAAGCAGGGTTCATGCACTActaaaaaaatgccaaaaagcgACGGTCAACGTTgcttttttgggcaaaatcgatgaAAATTCACCGTTTTTTTTTTCGTCTCAAAAAGGGGCGTTGTTTTTTTAAAATCGATGGCCTATGTCGCTTTATTACAACGAACAACGTCgcttttggagaaaaaaaaatttttagttattttttgtaaaaacGACGTTGTGCGTcgttttattgaaaaaaataatatctttttcAGAAAAATTGACGTTGTCCGtcgtaatttgagaaaaataaaatactttttgaaaaagaaagtgacgttggtcgtcgctttttgttcttcataatgaatagaaagcgacgttggtcgtcgctttttgttcttcatagtGAATAAAAAGCGACGTTGATCATCgctttttgtttttcataatgaattaaaaagcgacgttggtcgtcgctttttgttattcataatgaataaaaaatcgACGGTCATTGTcgcttttctgcattttttttatGCAGAAATCTGCATTTTCTACATCCCACCtgccaaataaaaatgcaattcaatatatacatccctcatgcaacacacattattataataatcatacaacacactacatcaacaaatcattcaagcaattcaaatcaacaacacttaaacaatgaatccaacaacattcaaaatacttaaaacaatcctaaagatttttcactaattaaaagctaagttcaaaatatctaaaaattatctaaaagtcAAGTCCAACAACACTAACGAGCCCCAACAAACTTTTCATCACTATCTGTTTCCTCTTCGCTACTTGAATCAGGAGCAACGGCCTGTGCTAAGGCCCGTCTAAGATGTGCAATCTGATGTGACATAGTAGCATGTTTCTCAAAAATTGTAGAAATGACCTGATCGTGCTTTGTCAACCAACAACACAtcgtgatatatatatataagttaactaaataataattaaatctaatatacCTTAAACTCTTGAAACATGGCTTGTTTAGAGACTATTGGAATATCCCACCAGTCGTGCCAAGGATATGTAAAAAGTCTCATAACGCTCTTCCTTACAGCGTCATTAACTTCTTTTGACGCAAGATACCACCTGTAAATAACATAATAAGTATGTAGgcttgaatattttattaatgaaaaaaatgaacctatcaattgaaaaataaacttacgAAGATCCATCAATCTCGATAAACACTCTACCAAACATGTATCTCCAGGAATTAGACCAATCAAATCTGCATCAATATCTTCTTCTACAAGAGGAGGTGCactaatttcaagtcatgaattcacatttcaaatgattacactttactaatttcaaaacacaagttcatctttcaagtaactacactaaaccattttcaagtcactaattcacttcttaaGAAACTACACTTGATTAATTTGACGTCaatagtacacatttcaaaacactaaaccattttccactctctaattcacttctcaagtaactaaacttaaccatttttaagtcatgaattcacatttcaagtatcaacactaaaccaattataagtcatgaattcacatttcaagtatcaacactaaaccaatttcaagtcatgaattcacattttcaagtgatattacactttacaaatttcaaaacacaagttcaccattcaagaactacattaaaccattttctaGTCGCTAATACACTTcgcaagtgactagtacacatttcaaaacactacacttaaaccattttcaactctctaattcacttctcaagtgactaaacttaaccattttcaactcatgaattcacatttcaagtatcaacactaaaccaatttcaggTCATGAACTCATATTTTCAAGTGATATCAcactttataaatttcaaaacacaagttcacctttcaagaactacattaaaccattttcaagtcgctaatccacttttcaagtgactagtacacatttcaaaatactacacttaactattttcaactctctaattcacttctcaagtgactaaactaaaccattttcaagtcatgaattcacatttcaagtatcaacactaaaccaatttcaagtcattaattcacattttcaagtgatatcacactttacaaatttcaaaacacaagttcaccttttaagaactacattaaaccattttcaagttgctaatcCACTTTttaagtgactagtacacatttcaagacactacacttaaccattttcaactctctgaTTCACTTCTCAAgagactaaacttaaccattttcaaatcatgaattcacatttcaaatatcaacactaaaccaatttcaagtcatgaattcacattctcaagtgattacactttaaaaatttcaaaatacaagttcatctttcaagaactacattaaatcATTTTCGTTCTTGAATGATGCTTATAACTTATTTGACTCCTATAATTATCTAAGACACTCAAGAGATCATTTACTTAACTTCCACTTCATCTTATCCATTATGTAGTCCTAAAATTTTGTTGAGATCATTTACTTAACTTCCACTTCATTTTAACCATTATGTGGTCCTAAAATTTTGTTGACTctcgaaattttcaaaaaaatttgccAGAATTTCCTTTGTAAATAGGCCTATCGTAAACCTGTCAGCTAGCcagaatacatataaatacgCTTCACCGAGcgttacaacaaatattttactcaacTGATAATACACGAGACTCTGCTTGGCATTCCTTAAAATTTTTCACCTAAAGTAAAAATCCACAACTGACTACTCCATATAGAAACAAGACACACCTCAGATCCGCACTACCACATTAACTAGCAAGATACTAAACATAAATTCATCCATAAGTTAAGTCAATCTACTAGATAAGTTCGATGTACTAGCACTACAATCCTAATAATCTTCCTTGCATTTTCAATCATAATTCAATCTTAAGGTATAACACTTATCATGGACAACCACGAGAATTTATATACTATATTGACTTATAACTATTGAATAGAGATCGAATAAATACTTGTCCACCAAGGGTCTGGCTCTGGTCGATGGTTGCAGCGTTGACTGGTGACTGGTGGTTAGTGGCGCGGAGGCTGGTTTGTCCGGCGTCGGAGGCTGGCTCATCGGTGGTTGTTCATCACGAATGGAGGGAGTTGCCGACGGCGGCTTAAGGGGCTTCGCGAGTGTGGTTTCACCGGAAAAGGGGTGAGGCGGCAAGGGAGGAGAAAGGGGGAGCAAGATGTGTTTGTTATGGTgagtcttagagagagagagagagagagagtataaGGGAGGGAGGCGGATGTTTGAGGGAAAAAATGAGGATAGGGTTTGATGTTTTGTTTAAAAGGAAAGATTAGTTGATTTGATCTTAGCCGTTGGATCAACTTTGATCAACGGCTAAGATTAAGGTATTTAAAAGTAGGTCAATTGGgatttatattgatatttaattttggcCAAAATTGAtactaattgaaataaaagattgGCTAAAAATTagacacaagaaagaaaaattaaataaaagtggCTGctagtttaataataataataataataataataataataataataataataataataatgagacgGCTTATGTGTTTTATAAGAAAAAAGAGGATAATTTgatctcagtcgttggatcaGGTTTGATCGACGATTGAGATTTAAAGGTTgagaattttatcaaaatttacataaattttcaatTGTGTCACAAATTTGCTATAATTGcaataaattgaataaaactaggctaaaattggtatattgtggtaaaaaattgGGTCAGAAAATAAATAGATCATATAAACTGATTTAATTTagactattatttaaataaatgctataaataataataataataataataataataataatgaaaaactagacaatatatttataaaaaatatgagtgTGCACCATTgcgtgaaaaaaataatttaataaaattatgtaaaatgtcgtttttgagtttaaaaattatagaaaatggtatcaaaataatttgtgcatttttctaaattatgaatgtgacacgtcaatatgtatttaatataagaataatgtgtacaaaaatattaacaattgaaatcaaataattttaataaatagcagcctaaatgacgagaaaaatagtaagacgttgatattaaaataaactaagcatgtaagaattaatgttacgtaaaattactatataaaataGCAGCCTGAGAGGGGTATcgtgaggtcaaaattgggtgtcaacacaatTAAACCGATTTAGTCCCACAAAATAGGTCTGTGGAGGGTACAATGTATTCAGACCTTCTCGAAAAcctattcaagcttgaagattcttgtaaaataaaacacatcatgtagggtTTTTGCTTATTGATTTGAATattggtttaacttatttaaaaatcaataaccaataaaccaaaccgataatatttaaaatcaaatcgaATCGAccaatgcacacccctaatttcaagaaaaaaatagtgaaattgggttaaaaatattgaattggaGATTTCGATTACGTTAATACAAcgtattaatatgatgaattgtCGGCTAATTggcttcattattataacttcaatagtgtattattaGCTCGATCACATGATGTTAatgtattattcataatatttgaatatatagaCTCAGTTAGCTAACATttaactatatacatcacatacatgagTATATTACCTCGCAATACAGcgtattttatttttactctgatgaattatcatttaatttagcttatattattatgttataattaaaaaatatatattattaccttgatcatTAGATCGTATGacatcaatgtattcaatatatatagttgattgactATAAACTTCACAATATGTATtagatacatcacatacacatgtAAATTACCTTGTAATACaacattttgtatatatataatgataaattatcgtttaatttagcttatattattatattataacttcaacagtatatttttttttatcaatcgatcgtatgatatcaatgtattcaataaataattcaatacatttaattttttaatataaaaattatttatttaattgtaaattaaaaattaaatatcgaAAGACAGTGTCGTTTTCATAAaggtaatttttaatttaattttaacaaaagcgacGTTGTCGGtcgctttttgaaaaaaataaataaaaattaaaaatatataaattattttttaattacttggCACAAGAATCTGCGAAAAAAAGCAACGGATATTAAGACGTTggccgtcgcttttaataaaaaaaattaaaattaaaattaaactaaaaatacgACGACCAACGTCGCTTTTCTCGTCGTTTTTTAAAGCGACACAGTTCGTCGCTTTTTTTTGCGTCTTTTCTTTATTCATGTTTTTGCTTTTCTTAACAAAGTAAAAGTATTAATTCACCTGGTAATTATGTTATCCGCTTTAACCATATCAATGCCAAATAAGCTCATCCGATATTCATAACGGTTTAAAATACCATCAAACCTCTTTATAGTGATATCTAATGTTTGTCTAAAAAATTCATGGCTAGCTATATCGAGATTTGTTATATTAGGTCTACTAATATTTGACATTTAGCTTTCATTTAATTTAGTTGTAACAaacaaaagtataaaatatatttatgttaatTAACTTGACAGAGATAGTATGCAGCGTCCTAATCCTTTTACAAACGAATTGAACATCAGGCGTGCATATGATTCACAATTCAAGtttgaaaaaattcataattatttagcTATGTCCTTTATTAGAGATAATTAGAATTAATTAAGATTCCTAAGTACTCCCGTTCTTGAAgtgcaacaacaacaagaagaaagtGATGGGGTATTGCATGCAATTGGTGAAGCTATAGTTGAAATAGGGAAGATTACGACAGAGTGAAAAAAGAGAGCAGAAACAAAAAGTCCatcataatgaaataaaataattgaagtgTTACACGTTGGGTACCTAGGCGTCTGCACCACAAgaatataatttatatctataatctataatttatatctataatctatatctataatctataatttataactataatctataatatattaaaattgatttgaactttttgcccttcaatAAACGACTCCACAATAGACAAAACTGTCATTTatcattttactaaattattaattaattattttgtaatactTTAGGTGTCCCATTAAAATTTGGTtattaatctttctttatttaaacataattaaaaatactattgattttcaattattaattcatcttccttatttaaacataattaaaaatactattaattttcaattattaattcaCCTTCGAGGAAAACTAATCAAATACGAACTTtaagtacaaacaaaatactactTTAGTAGTTATTTGTTGATCGAATTTGTGAGTCCCTTTTTAACATTAATTTAACAAAATTAGGTAGGTTATTTTGGCAAGAATTTtacttaaaatagaaaacaaattaagtaaattctattttttaatgtTATCATCCAAGTAATGTATGAATCTTtgtctcattatttttttatttaatttgtatttgtattttctttgcactttgaaattctttttatcAATTATTGGTTATTCGttgtttttaaatattgatttgattGGCTAATTATGTGATTTTTTATGTGTGCTTTaacatattttgagattctatccttaatttttgcgattcta comes from Capsicum annuum cultivar UCD-10X-F1 chromosome 2, UCD10Xv1.1, whole genome shotgun sequence and encodes:
- the LOC124896005 gene encoding uncharacterized protein LOC124896005 isoform X2; this translates as MFGRVFIEIDGSSWYLASKEVNDAVRKSVMRLFTYPWHDWWDIPIVSKQAMFQEFKVISTIFEKHATMSHQIAHLRRALAQAVAPDSSSEEETDSDEKFVGAR
- the LOC124896005 gene encoding uncharacterized protein LOC124896005 isoform X3; this translates as MFGRVFIEIDGSSWYLASKEVNDAVRKSVMRLFTYPWHDWWDIPIVSKQAMFQEFKIAHLRRALAQAVAPDSSSEEETDSDEKFVGAR
- the LOC124896005 gene encoding uncharacterized protein LOC124896005 isoform X1, whose protein sequence is MFGRVFIEIDGSSWYLASKEVNDAVRKSVMRLFTYPWHDWWDIPIVSKQAMFQEFKHDQVISTIFEKHATMSHQIAHLRRALAQAVAPDSSSEEETDSDEKFVGAR